Proteins encoded by one window of Panicum virgatum strain AP13 chromosome 7N, P.virgatum_v5, whole genome shotgun sequence:
- the LOC120683503 gene encoding cyclic pyranopterin monophosphate synthase, mitochondrial-like isoform X2, with the protein MGTTTGISKKGVFMMSIFHSVLPRVTRSNGWRCFSTRIPYDNIAELNKEMESIFGESPSPSPLGSSPPQQPVQPAYKAEDSQPVLTHTDSSRQAKMVDVSPKEDSKRVAIASCRVLLGQRVFNLVASNEIAKGDVLTVAKIAGITGAKQTSNLIPLCHNINLSHVRVDLTLNEEDSSVVIEGEATTSRKTGVEMEAMTAVAIAGLTVYDMCKAASKDICITDICLQHKSGGKSGSWSRN; encoded by the exons ATGGGCACAACAACTGGCATCAGTAAG AAGGGTGTGTTTATGATGTCCATCTTCCACTCCGtcctcccaagagtaacaagatCTAATGGCTGGAGATGCTTTTCCACCAGGATTCCTTACGATAATATAGCAGAGCTAAACAAG GAAATGGAATCAATATTTGGTGAATCTCCATCACCCAGTCCTTTAGGCTCAAGTCCTCCCCAGCAACCTGTCCAGCCTGCTTATAAAGCTGAGGATTCACAGCCAGTGCTTACACATACTGATAGCAGCAGGCAGGCAAAGATGGTTGACGTCTCACCCAAAGAAGACAGTAAGAGAGTTGCTATTGCTAGTTGCAGGGTCTTACTAGGCCAAAGGGTGTTTAATTTGGTTGCATCAAATGAGATCGCAAAAGGAGATGTCCTTACTGTTGCAAAGATTGCTGGAATAACTGGAGCAAAGCAAACTAGCAACCTTATACCCTTGTGCCACAACATTAATCTTTCCCATGTTCGTGTTGATCTTACTCTCAATGAAGAGGATTCTAGTGTCGTGATAGAAGGGGAAGCCACAACCAGCAGAAAGACAGGGGTTGAGATGGAAGCAATGACTGCAGTAGCCATTGCCGGCCTCACAGTTTATGACATGTGCAAAGCCGCTTCAAAGGACATTTGTATAACAGATATCTGTCTGCAGCACAAATCTGGGGGAAAGAGTGGAAGTTGGTCCAGGAATTGA
- the LOC120683503 gene encoding cyclic pyranopterin monophosphate synthase, mitochondrial-like isoform X1: MMSIFHSVLPRVTRSNGWRCFSTRIPYDNIAELNKEMESIFGESPSPSPLGSSPPQQPVQPAYKAEDSQPVLTHTDSSRQAKMVDVSPKEDSKRVAIASCRVLLGQRVFNLVASNEIAKGDVLTVAKIAGITGAKQTSNLIPLCHNINLSHVRVDLTLNEEDSSVVIEGEATTSRKTGVEMEAMTAVAIAGLTVYDMCKAASKDICITDICLQHKSGGKSGSWSRN; encoded by the exons ATGATGTCCATCTTCCACTCCGtcctcccaagagtaacaagatCTAATGGCTGGAGATGCTTTTCCACCAGGATTCCTTACGATAATATAGCAGAGCTAAACAAG GAAATGGAATCAATATTTGGTGAATCTCCATCACCCAGTCCTTTAGGCTCAAGTCCTCCCCAGCAACCTGTCCAGCCTGCTTATAAAGCTGAGGATTCACAGCCAGTGCTTACACATACTGATAGCAGCAGGCAGGCAAAGATGGTTGACGTCTCACCCAAAGAAGACAGTAAGAGAGTTGCTATTGCTAGTTGCAGGGTCTTACTAGGCCAAAGGGTGTTTAATTTGGTTGCATCAAATGAGATCGCAAAAGGAGATGTCCTTACTGTTGCAAAGATTGCTGGAATAACTGGAGCAAAGCAAACTAGCAACCTTATACCCTTGTGCCACAACATTAATCTTTCCCATGTTCGTGTTGATCTTACTCTCAATGAAGAGGATTCTAGTGTCGTGATAGAAGGGGAAGCCACAACCAGCAGAAAGACAGGGGTTGAGATGGAAGCAATGACTGCAGTAGCCATTGCCGGCCTCACAGTTTATGACATGTGCAAAGCCGCTTCAAAGGACATTTGTATAACAGATATCTGTCTGCAGCACAAATCTGGGGGAAAGAGTGGAAGTTGGTCCAGGAATTGA